A portion of the Irregularibacter muris genome contains these proteins:
- the nuoE gene encoding NADH-quinone oxidoreductase subunit NuoE, with amino-acid sequence MSQVVKTEQEEMKQKLLDLVKKHKGEKGALIPVLHEAQQLYGYLPIEVQETIAEELDIPLTEVYGVATFYSQFTLKPKGKYKIGVCLGTACYVRGSQQIVDRLCEELGIAIGETTEDGKFTVEATRCVGACGLAPVLMVNEDVYGRLVEDDIPKILEKY; translated from the coding sequence ATGTCTCAAGTTGTAAAAACAGAGCAAGAAGAAATGAAGCAAAAACTTTTAGATCTCGTTAAAAAACACAAAGGGGAAAAAGGAGCTTTAATTCCTGTCCTACACGAGGCTCAGCAATTGTATGGCTATCTTCCTATAGAAGTGCAAGAAACCATCGCTGAAGAATTGGATATTCCATTAACAGAAGTGTACGGGGTAGCTACCTTTTACTCCCAATTTACTTTGAAACCCAAGGGAAAATATAAAATTGGTGTTTGTTTGGGAACCGCTTGTTATGTTAGAGGATCCCAACAAATTGTTGATCGACTTTGTGAGGAATTAGGGATAGCAATAGGAGAAACAACTGAAGATGGAAAATTTACTGTAGAGGCTACAAGATGTGTAGGGGCTTGCGGGTTAGCACCAGTACTCATGGTAAATGAAGATGTCTATGGTAGATTAGTAGAGGATGATATCCCTAAGATTTTGGAAAAGTACTAA
- a CDS encoding ATP-binding protein: MKELSLHILDIAQNSIEAKACVISLKIKESLKENQLTISVEDDGVGMDKELLCRVENPFTTTRTTRKVGLGISLLKSAAERCNGALHITSKKGVGTKVEACFQYDHIDRAPLGNMPETIASIVLSMENSELIYEHSLDHSFFYFDTREVKSALGSEVSIRENEVISWIKDYIKEGLQSLYGGVKS; this comes from the coding sequence ATGAAAGAACTATCCTTGCATATTCTAGATATTGCACAAAATTCTATTGAAGCAAAGGCCTGTGTGATTAGCCTAAAAATAAAGGAAAGTCTTAAAGAAAATCAATTGACAATATCCGTTGAAGATGATGGTGTAGGCATGGATAAGGAATTATTGTGTAGGGTGGAAAATCCCTTTACAACCACTAGAACCACTAGGAAGGTGGGTTTAGGCATCTCTCTTTTAAAATCTGCAGCGGAGAGATGCAATGGAGCTTTACATATTACTTCCAAAAAGGGTGTTGGCACAAAGGTAGAGGCATGCTTTCAATATGACCATATTGATCGAGCGCCTTTGGGGAACATGCCTGAGACAATAGCTAGTATTGTACTAAGTATGGAAAATTCTGAGTTGATATATGAACATAGTCTAGACCATAGTTTTTTTTATTTTGATACAAGAGAAGTAAAATCGGCTCTAGGTAGTGAAGTAAGCATTCGGGAAAATGAAGTAATCAGTTGGATAAAGGATTATATCAAAGAGGGGTTACAGAGTCTATATGGAGGTGTAAAATCATGA
- a CDS encoding (2Fe-2S) ferredoxin domain-containing protein — protein MKSLKELEEIRKKTLENINLRKGREGYRVVVGMATCGIAAGARLVLMAIMDEIKNLELTNVTVAQTGCIGACRLEPIVEVYSPEGEKVTYIKMDPQKAKAMVESHIKSGKVIDEYTMTVIEGKIIDPVIKED, from the coding sequence ATGAAATCTTTAAAAGAGTTAGAAGAAATTAGAAAAAAAACCTTGGAAAATATTAATTTACGTAAGGGTAGAGAAGGTTATCGTGTAGTTGTGGGGATGGCTACCTGTGGTATAGCAGCCGGAGCTAGACTAGTTCTCATGGCTATTATGGATGAAATAAAAAATCTTGAATTGACAAATGTGACTGTAGCACAAACAGGATGTATAGGAGCATGTAGGTTAGAACCTATAGTAGAAGTATATTCTCCAGAGGGAGAAAAAGTAACTTATATAAAGATGGATCCCCAAAAGGCAAAAGCAATGGTAGAATCTCATATAAAAAGCGGGAAGGTCATTGATGAGTACACCATGACAGTTATTGAGGGAAAAATAATTGATCCAGTGATCAAAGAAGATTAA
- the nuoF gene encoding NADH-quinone oxidoreductase subunit NuoF yields MNFYRSQVLICGGTGCHSSGSGKLVDIFKKEFIKHGLEEEIDLILTGCFGLCELGPIVIVYPEGAFYSRVEEKDIPELVEEHLVKGRVLKRLVYHESMDDDKVRSLNEVDFFKKQKRIALKNCGVINPECIDEYLAFDGYKALEKVLLSMTPDEVINEIMDSGLRGRGGAGFPTALKWKFTKNALGDEKYVVCNADEGDPGAFMDRSLLEGDPHALIEAMTIAGYTVGSNQGYVYVRAEYPIAVKRLAIAINQAREYGLLGQNIFGTDFSFDLDIRLGAGAFVCGEETALLNSIEGKRGEPRPRPPFPANKGLFGKPTLLNNVETYANIPEIINKGAEWFKSIGTEKSKGTKVFALGGKINNTGLLEIPMGTTLREIIFEIGGGIPNGKKFKAAQTGGPSGGCIPVGHLDTPIDYDSLMEIGSMMGSGGLIVMDEDNCMVDVARFFLDFTVEESCGKCPPCRIGTKRMLEILERITQGKGEEGDIEKLEELAASIKDSALCGLGQTAPNPILSTLRYFRDEYEAHIRDKKCPAGTCQALLSYEIVEDKCKACGICAKKCPVSCISGKPKTPYVIDQSECIKCGACMAACPFDAIIKA; encoded by the coding sequence ATGAATTTTTATCGTTCTCAAGTATTAATATGCGGTGGTACTGGATGCCATTCCTCGGGATCAGGCAAATTGGTAGATATCTTTAAAAAAGAATTTATAAAGCACGGATTAGAGGAAGAGATAGATTTAATCCTAACAGGGTGTTTTGGATTGTGTGAATTAGGACCTATAGTTATTGTATATCCCGAAGGGGCCTTTTATAGTCGAGTAGAAGAAAAAGACATCCCTGAATTGGTGGAAGAGCACTTGGTTAAGGGAAGGGTATTAAAGCGATTGGTATACCATGAATCCATGGACGATGATAAAGTAAGATCCCTTAATGAAGTGGATTTTTTCAAAAAGCAAAAGAGAATAGCTTTGAAAAACTGTGGAGTGATTAATCCAGAATGTATTGACGAATATCTTGCTTTTGATGGATATAAGGCATTAGAAAAAGTATTACTTTCTATGACACCTGATGAAGTAATCAACGAAATTATGGATTCAGGTCTAAGAGGTAGAGGGGGAGCAGGATTCCCTACTGCTCTAAAATGGAAATTTACTAAAAATGCCCTAGGAGATGAAAAATACGTAGTATGTAATGCGGACGAAGGAGATCCAGGAGCATTTATGGATAGAAGTCTTTTAGAGGGAGACCCTCATGCTTTAATAGAAGCTATGACCATTGCTGGTTATACTGTGGGATCTAATCAGGGCTATGTATATGTAAGAGCAGAGTATCCTATTGCCGTTAAGCGTTTAGCCATAGCGATAAACCAAGCTAGAGAATACGGTTTATTGGGTCAGAATATTTTTGGAACTGATTTTAGTTTTGATTTAGATATAAGATTAGGAGCAGGAGCTTTTGTATGTGGAGAAGAAACTGCCCTATTAAATTCTATAGAAGGTAAAAGAGGAGAACCAAGACCAAGGCCTCCTTTCCCAGCTAACAAAGGATTGTTTGGAAAACCTACCCTATTGAATAATGTGGAAACCTATGCAAATATTCCAGAAATTATAAATAAGGGTGCAGAGTGGTTTAAATCCATAGGTACAGAAAAATCTAAGGGAACAAAAGTCTTTGCTCTAGGGGGGAAAATCAATAACACTGGTTTATTAGAGATTCCAATGGGTACTACCCTTAGAGAAATTATTTTCGAGATTGGGGGAGGAATTCCCAACGGAAAGAAATTTAAAGCAGCGCAAACAGGGGGACCTTCAGGAGGATGTATACCTGTAGGACATTTAGATACCCCTATTGATTATGATTCTCTAATGGAAATAGGCTCAATGATGGGATCTGGCGGGCTTATCGTCATGGATGAGGACAATTGTATGGTGGACGTTGCAAGATTTTTCCTAGACTTTACTGTAGAGGAGTCCTGTGGTAAATGCCCACCTTGTAGAATAGGAACCAAAAGAATGCTGGAAATACTAGAAAGAATTACTCAAGGTAAAGGAGAAGAAGGGGATATAGAAAAATTAGAAGAGTTAGCAGCAAGCATTAAAGATAGCGCCTTATGTGGATTGGGGCAAACAGCTCCTAACCCTATACTATCCACCTTGAGATATTTTAGAGATGAATATGAAGCCCATATTAGAGATAAAAAATGTCCAGCAGGAACTTGCCAAGCCCTTCTTTCCTATGAAATTGTGGAAGACAAATGTAAGGCCTGTGGAATATGTGCTAAGAAATGTCCTGTATCTTGTATTTCTGGAAAACCAAAGACACCTTATGTCATTGATCAGTCAGAATGTATCAAATGTGGGGCCTGTATGGCAGCTTGCCCATTTGATGCCATAATAAAAGCTTAA
- a CDS encoding NADH-dependent [FeFe] hydrogenase, group A6 translates to MKEITITIDGQRVTVPEGTTVLEAARKINIDIPTLCYLKDINEIGACRMCVVEVKGARTLQASCVYPVTEGLEISTTSSRVRKARKVNLELILSNHNRECLTCVRSENCELQRLSKDLNVKEVSFQGQNDVFPLDTLSPSMVRDQSKCILCKRCISVCHDVQGVGVLGAANRGFDTKIEPVFDKSINDVACIYCGQCIVNCPVGALKEKDEIDKVWDVIGDPKKHVLVQTAPAVRAALGEEFGLPMGSRVTGKMVAALKRLGFDKVFDTDFGADLTIMEEGTELLNRLQNDGKLPMITSCSPGWVKYCEHNYPDLLEHLSSCKSPAHMLGAVLKTYYAEQNSINPEDITVVSIMPCTSKKFEAQRPEHEHEGLRDVDISLTTRELARMIKEAGITFNNLPDEDFDHFFGDYTGAGVIFGATGGVMEAALRTVADVLKGKDVEKLEYKEVRGVEGIKEAEVQITDDLKLKVAIASGGKNLKAIMDKVRSGEADYHFIELMACPGGCVCGGGQPIIDAKTKMDIDPRVERAKALYEEDVLLPLRKSHLNPSIQRLYKEFLGEPNSHLSHELLHTEYYKREKIKK, encoded by the coding sequence ATGAAGGAGATAACAATTACTATAGATGGTCAAAGGGTCACTGTACCTGAAGGCACAACAGTATTAGAAGCAGCAAGAAAAATCAATATTGATATTCCTACCCTATGCTATCTTAAGGATATCAATGAAATTGGTGCCTGTAGAATGTGCGTTGTAGAAGTAAAGGGAGCTAGAACCTTGCAAGCCTCTTGTGTATATCCTGTAACTGAAGGATTAGAGATATCAACTACTTCATCACGAGTAAGAAAAGCTAGAAAAGTAAATTTAGAACTTATTTTATCCAATCATAATAGAGAGTGTTTAACCTGTGTTCGTAGTGAAAATTGCGAATTGCAAAGATTAAGTAAGGATTTAAATGTTAAGGAAGTTTCCTTCCAAGGGCAGAACGATGTATTCCCATTGGATACCCTATCTCCATCTATGGTAAGGGATCAAAGCAAATGTATTTTATGTAAAAGATGTATTTCAGTTTGCCATGATGTCCAAGGAGTAGGCGTTTTGGGTGCTGCCAATAGAGGGTTTGATACTAAGATAGAACCTGTATTTGATAAATCCATCAATGATGTAGCCTGTATTTATTGTGGCCAATGTATTGTCAATTGCCCTGTAGGAGCATTAAAGGAAAAGGATGAAATTGACAAGGTATGGGATGTTATAGGAGATCCTAAAAAGCATGTTTTAGTGCAAACTGCGCCTGCAGTTAGAGCTGCCCTAGGAGAGGAATTTGGTTTGCCTATGGGTTCTAGAGTTACAGGAAAAATGGTGGCAGCTTTAAAAAGATTAGGTTTTGATAAGGTGTTTGACACAGATTTTGGTGCTGATTTAACCATTATGGAGGAAGGTACTGAATTATTAAATCGGCTACAAAATGATGGGAAACTACCTATGATTACCTCCTGTAGTCCAGGATGGGTGAAATATTGTGAGCATAATTATCCAGATTTATTAGAACATCTATCCAGCTGTAAATCCCCAGCCCATATGCTAGGGGCGGTTTTAAAGACCTACTATGCTGAACAAAACAGCATAAATCCTGAGGATATTACAGTGGTGTCTATCATGCCCTGTACATCTAAAAAGTTTGAAGCTCAAAGACCGGAGCATGAACATGAGGGGTTAAGGGATGTAGATATCTCCTTAACCACTAGAGAATTAGCCAGAATGATTAAAGAGGCAGGAATTACCTTTAATAATCTACCTGATGAAGATTTTGACCATTTCTTTGGCGATTATACGGGGGCGGGAGTTATCTTTGGTGCTACCGGTGGCGTTATGGAAGCAGCCCTGAGAACAGTGGCTGATGTATTAAAGGGAAAAGATGTAGAAAAACTTGAATACAAAGAAGTAAGAGGTGTAGAGGGAATAAAAGAAGCAGAGGTTCAAATTACGGATGATCTAAAGTTAAAAGTGGCTATAGCCAGTGGAGGGAAAAACTTAAAAGCTATAATGGATAAGGTAAGAAGTGGCGAAGCCGATTATCACTTTATTGAGTTAATGGCATGCCCAGGGGGTTGCGTATGTGGTGGAGGCCAACCCATCATAGATGCAAAAACAAAAATGGATATTGATCCGAGGGTAGAAAGGGCTAAAGCTTTATATGAGGAAGACGTCCTATTGCCATTGAGAAAGTCCCATTTAAACCCATCCATTCAGAGATTATATAAAGAATTTTTAGGAGAACCCAATAGCCATTTATCCCACGAATTACTTCATACAGAATACTATAAAAGAGAAAAAATAAAAAAATAA
- the moaC gene encoding cyclic pyranopterin monophosphate synthase MoaC, with translation MAEFTHINEEGRAKMVDVSEKIDTNREAIACGSIFMQPSTLAKIKEGKMKKGDVLSVAQVAGIMGSKKTSELIPMCHNIFITGSDIHFELKEETGEIYMEARVKSTGKTGVEMEALMAVTTAALTIYDMCKAVDKEMYIHQIYLLEKRGGKSGHYKKQK, from the coding sequence ATGGCAGAATTTACCCATATCAATGAAGAGGGCAGAGCTAAAATGGTAGATGTTAGTGAAAAAATAGATACAAATCGTGAAGCCATTGCCTGTGGCTCAATATTTATGCAACCATCTACCTTAGCTAAAATCAAAGAAGGTAAGATGAAAAAAGGAGATGTACTTTCAGTAGCTCAAGTAGCTGGCATAATGGGAAGCAAAAAAACTAGTGAATTGATCCCCATGTGTCATAATATTTTTATTACCGGCAGCGATATACATTTTGAATTAAAAGAAGAAACAGGGGAAATTTATATGGAAGCAAGAGTGAAAAGTACAGGAAAGACTGGTGTTGAGATGGAAGCCCTAATGGCAGTGACTACAGCAGCTCTAACCATATACGACATGTGTAAGGCGGTGGATAAAGAAATGTATATTCATCAAATATATCTACTGGAGAAAAGGGGAGGAAAGTCAGGACATTATAAAAAACAAAAATAA
- the rsxC gene encoding electron transport complex subunit RsxC yields MKQATFHGGIHPSYFKEFTSHKKLIQSNPPSQVILPMQQHIGAPCEPIVKKGDVVKLGQKIGEPKGFVSAPIHASVSGKVVAVEPRLHPDGRKVLSVVIESDGLDTLHEDIKPQGNLESLSPEKIRDIVGEAGVVGLGGATFPTKVKLSPPPEKKIDAVILNGAECEPYLTADHRIMVERAEDVVYGLKALLKALDVQKGYIGIEDNKLDAIEAVKKAVGNDANIEIYSLHTKYPQGAEKQLIYAVTGREVPSGGLPMDAGAVVQNVGTAVAIADAIKIGMPLVERVVTVTGSVIKEPQNLLVRLGTPFKEIIDQCGGFAKNPGKLIMGGPMMGMAQFSIEVPVLKGTSGILALDEEEANVPDPTPCIRCGKCVNVCPINLLPLYISAYSLNDAFDKAEEYHALDCIECGSCSFICPSRRPLVPSIRVAKREILAKKRKAK; encoded by the coding sequence ATAAAACAAGCTACTTTTCATGGGGGGATTCATCCTTCTTATTTTAAAGAATTTACTAGTCATAAGAAATTGATCCAATCCAACCCACCTTCCCAGGTAATTCTCCCTATGCAACAGCATATCGGTGCACCCTGTGAGCCTATAGTAAAAAAAGGTGATGTTGTAAAATTAGGTCAAAAAATTGGTGAACCAAAGGGCTTTGTATCTGCACCCATTCATGCCAGTGTTTCTGGAAAAGTTGTAGCTGTGGAGCCAAGATTACATCCTGATGGAAGAAAGGTATTATCAGTAGTCATAGAGTCGGATGGCTTAGATACTCTTCATGAGGATATTAAACCTCAAGGGAATTTAGAAAGCCTTTCTCCTGAAAAGATACGTGACATCGTTGGAGAAGCAGGGGTAGTAGGTTTAGGTGGTGCCACCTTCCCCACAAAGGTAAAACTCTCTCCTCCTCCAGAAAAAAAGATTGATGCTGTGATATTAAATGGAGCAGAATGTGAGCCCTATCTAACAGCTGACCACCGCATAATGGTGGAAAGGGCAGAAGATGTAGTTTATGGATTGAAAGCTCTTTTAAAGGCTTTAGATGTTCAAAAAGGGTATATTGGAATTGAAGACAATAAGCTTGATGCTATAGAAGCCGTAAAAAAAGCTGTAGGCAATGATGCTAATATTGAAATTTATTCTCTGCATACAAAATATCCCCAAGGCGCGGAGAAGCAGTTAATTTATGCAGTAACTGGACGGGAAGTTCCTTCCGGGGGATTACCCATGGATGCTGGAGCCGTAGTACAAAACGTTGGAACGGCGGTAGCCATTGCAGATGCTATAAAAATAGGTATGCCATTGGTGGAAAGAGTAGTTACTGTTACAGGCAGTGTCATAAAGGAACCACAAAATCTTTTGGTTAGATTGGGAACTCCCTTTAAAGAAATTATTGATCAATGTGGTGGATTTGCAAAAAATCCTGGAAAATTAATTATGGGTGGGCCTATGATGGGAATGGCCCAGTTTTCCATTGAAGTTCCTGTACTAAAAGGAACCTCGGGTATCTTGGCCCTAGATGAGGAGGAGGCTAACGTACCAGATCCAACACCATGTATTCGATGTGGGAAATGTGTGAACGTATGTCCTATAAATTTATTGCCTTTATACATTTCAGCATATTCATTAAATGATGCCTTTGATAAGGCTGAAGAGTACCATGCACTAGATTGTATCGAATGTGGTTCCTGCTCTTTTATCTGCCCTTCCAGAAGGCCTTTAGTTCCTTCCATTCGAGTGGCAAAAAGAGAAATACTTGCAAAAAAAAGAAAGGCTAAATGA
- a CDS encoding RnfABCDGE type electron transport complex subunit D translates to MSDMFLTASSSPHVRSKEDVSIIMRDVVIALLPAFICSIYFFGMKALTLTLVAVLVAVGTEALIQKLMKKPITINDWSAVVTGVLLAFNLPAGAPWWIALIGSVFAIAIVKHAFGGIGQNFMNPALAARAFLLASWPTRMTAAAFTWPGGADAVATATPLELLKGAEGVVGELPSIASLFMGNVAGTIGETSALALIIGGAYLLYRKVITWRIPTIYIGTVAVLTFIFGQDGLFTGNVLYHLFAGGLMLGAFYMATDYSSSPVTPRGQIIYALGCGIITSAIRLWGGYPEGVSYSILLMNVAAPLIDKYTMPKIYGEVKANA, encoded by the coding sequence ATGAGTGACATGTTTTTAACGGCATCTTCTTCCCCCCATGTGCGGTCTAAAGAAGATGTTAGTATAATTATGAGAGATGTTGTTATTGCTTTATTACCAGCATTTATATGCTCCATATACTTTTTTGGAATGAAAGCTCTTACTTTAACCCTTGTTGCAGTACTAGTAGCAGTAGGTACAGAGGCTTTAATACAAAAACTTATGAAAAAACCTATAACCATCAATGATTGGAGTGCTGTGGTGACTGGAGTTTTGCTTGCTTTCAACTTGCCTGCAGGCGCACCATGGTGGATTGCCTTGATTGGGTCTGTGTTTGCTATTGCTATTGTAAAACATGCCTTTGGTGGCATCGGACAAAATTTTATGAATCCAGCCTTAGCAGCAAGAGCCTTTTTGCTTGCTTCTTGGCCAACGAGAATGACAGCAGCAGCTTTTACATGGCCAGGAGGAGCAGATGCAGTAGCTACAGCTACACCCTTAGAACTTTTAAAGGGTGCTGAAGGGGTAGTAGGAGAGCTACCCAGTATAGCTAGTTTGTTTATGGGAAATGTGGCAGGAACTATTGGAGAAACTTCTGCTTTAGCCCTAATTATTGGAGGAGCCTATCTTTTATATCGCAAGGTTATTACTTGGAGAATCCCCACAATTTATATAGGTACAGTGGCGGTATTGACCTTTATCTTTGGACAAGATGGACTATTTACTGGAAATGTATTGTACCATTTATTTGCAGGAGGATTAATGTTAGGTGCTTTTTACATGGCAACCGATTACTCATCTTCACCTGTTACCCCAAGGGGTCAGATAATTTATGCATTAGGCTGCGGAATAATTACCAGTGCGATAAGATTATGGGGTGGCTATCCGGAAGGGGTTTCCTATTCTATTTTATTAATGAACGTAGCAGCTCCACTTATTGATAAATATACAATGCCTAAAATCTATGGGGAGGTGAAGGCTAATGCGTGA
- a CDS encoding RnfABCDGE type electron transport complex subunit G yields the protein MREIAKLAGVLFVITALAAVILGFTNIATAEKIEAQVEQENLEARQEALPIADTFEEVTDSEVDNALKTPDFSSITEVYVGKKGEEIVGYTLKSTPAGYGGEVVLITGISVEGKVTGIKVVSHQETPGLGANATNPEFQNKYIDKSIDQPLAVVKTAPSKDNEIEAITGATITSSAVTTGVNTSIDLYHQYLK from the coding sequence ATGCGTGAGATTGCTAAATTAGCAGGAGTTTTATTTGTCATTACAGCCCTTGCTGCGGTCATATTAGGTTTTACCAATATAGCCACAGCAGAGAAAATAGAAGCACAAGTAGAACAAGAAAACTTAGAAGCTAGACAGGAAGCCTTACCTATAGCAGACACCTTTGAAGAAGTAACAGACTCTGAAGTAGATAATGCTTTAAAGACACCAGACTTTAGCTCTATTACTGAAGTATATGTAGGGAAAAAAGGGGAGGAGATTGTGGGATATACTCTCAAGTCCACACCCGCAGGTTACGGCGGAGAAGTTGTGTTGATTACAGGTATTTCTGTAGAAGGCAAGGTGACAGGTATTAAGGTAGTAAGTCATCAAGAAACTCCTGGACTAGGAGCCAATGCCACAAATCCAGAATTTCAAAACAAATATATAGATAAATCCATTGATCAACCATTAGCAGTAGTAAAAACTGCACCTAGCAAGGATAATGAAATTGAAGCCATAACAGGTGCAACAATAACTTCTAGTGCAGTGACTACTGGTGTAAATACTTCTATTGATTTATACCATCAATATTTAAAGTGA
- the rsxE gene encoding electron transport complex subunit RsxE, with amino-acid sequence MNFSKNLMNGIVTENPTFRLLLGMCPTLAVTTAAINGVGMGLATAAVLIGSNVVISLLKNVIPSKVRIPAYVVIIASFVTMIGMLMKAYVPALDKSLGLFIPLIVVNCIILARAESFASKNGIKDSLADGLGMGLGFTISLTLLGAIRELLGAGSIFGFPVMGAAFEPAIIMILPPGAFLTLGLLLGLMNKMSQKAQ; translated from the coding sequence TTGAATTTCAGTAAAAATCTTATGAATGGTATTGTAACGGAAAATCCGACTTTTAGATTATTATTGGGAATGTGTCCTACACTTGCGGTCACAACAGCAGCAATTAATGGCGTAGGCATGGGCTTAGCTACAGCAGCGGTATTAATAGGATCCAATGTAGTTATATCTCTATTAAAAAATGTAATTCCTTCAAAGGTTCGTATTCCAGCCTATGTTGTTATTATTGCTTCCTTTGTCACAATGATAGGGATGCTCATGAAGGCATATGTTCCTGCTTTAGATAAGTCTTTAGGATTATTTATTCCCTTAATCGTTGTTAACTGTATTATTTTAGCCAGGGCAGAATCCTTTGCCTCTAAAAATGGAATCAAAGACTCTTTAGCGGATGGATTAGGAATGGGCCTTGGTTTTACTATTTCTCTAACCTTATTAGGAGCCATTAGAGAACTATTAGGTGCAGGAAGCATTTTTGGATTCCCAGTAATGGGAGCTGCCTTTGAACCAGCGATTATTATGATTCTACCACCGGGAGCATTTTTAACATTGGGATTATTATTGGGGCTAATGAATAAGATGTCCCAAAAAGCTCAGTAG
- the rsxA gene encoding electron transport complex subunit RsxA, with protein sequence MNLFAKLFIILLSAILVNNFVLARFLGICPFLGVSKQVETAVGMGMAVTFVMALASAVTWVIQELILVNLGIEYLQTIAFILVIASLVQLVEMIIQKTSPTLYQALGVYLPLITTNCAVLGVTILNIQYEYNLIETIIHGTGAALGFTLAIVLFAGIRERLELASVPEALKGFPVALITAGLMSIAFLGFQGLL encoded by the coding sequence ATAAACTTGTTTGCAAAGTTATTTATTATTTTACTCAGTGCAATTTTAGTCAACAACTTCGTACTCGCACGTTTTTTAGGCATATGTCCTTTCCTAGGGGTTTCAAAACAGGTAGAAACTGCAGTGGGAATGGGTATGGCCGTTACTTTTGTTATGGCACTGGCATCAGCAGTAACTTGGGTGATTCAAGAGTTAATACTAGTAAATCTTGGTATTGAATATTTACAGACCATTGCCTTTATTTTAGTTATTGCTTCGCTAGTACAACTTGTAGAAATGATTATTCAAAAAACAAGTCCAACTCTATACCAGGCATTGGGAGTTTATCTTCCATTGATTACGACAAACTGTGCTGTTTTAGGGGTTACTATCTTAAATATACAATATGAGTACAACTTAATTGAAACCATCATTCATGGGACAGGTGCTGCTCTAGGTTTTACATTGGCTATTGTACTATTTGCAGGTATTCGTGAACGTTTAGAATTGGCATCAGTACCTGAAGCACTAAAAGGTTTTCCGGTAGCTCTGATTACAGCAGGGCTTATGTCAATTGCATTTTTAGGTTTTCAGGGACTATTATAA